ACCTTGTTTCTCgcctggtggtggtgatgtgcCAGCAGGGAAGCAAGTCTTGGCAAGGCATTTAGCATACACATACAAGGGCAATTATTCAGCACACAGCCAAATACGAAAAAGGTCAGGTTCAAGTCAAGAGTCATCATCTGCAGTTAAAGCCCTCACATCTTGTTGTCTTGCAAAGGGCGTCGTCGTGACCCCTCCTTGTAGAGTATAGCCTCCTGACAAATCCAGGGACTATTCGGATTCCACTCTCTCAGTGTGAATAATTCTCGTGTTTCAGTCCTTGTTCACTTGTATTAGTGATCCCTGATGATCGACGTCGTCACCTTCACTCAATACAACCTCGCTCATTCATACCCTTGCAGACAAGAAAACAGCAATGTCCAAAATTAGGCAGCTCTTGGATGTGTCTCCTCTGTCTCTTCTGTCACCCGTATTCTGCGTATCGACTACGCAGACCTCTCTTCACTCGTCGGTGAGAGAGAACAAGCAATCTCCCTCGAgctgctttcttttttgcctTTTGCACCAAAAAAGAGGGATCTGCAAGACAAAGGTTCCTAGACTAGATCAACAAGAAAGAAACTCTAACCCGTCAGGTCGGGCCATCCCTGACGCCTCTCACCCACTCGCTCGCTTGTCCAACCAACGAACGGCGTTCGTCACCTTTGCTGTTACTTAAAATACTCTCTTGTAAGTGTGTGTTGGTGTGCAGCCCCGAtcttcccttctcctccccaaAAAGAGGGGTTTTTTTCTCCCTCTGCGTTAAAATGAACATCCATGGGAtcggacatgatggctgcGGCCGTGCTTTCGTCCGTCCAGCCTGACAGGGTTTGGCTCGTCCAATCCAGATGGGAGTTGCACCGACGAGCCTTAGCGGCCTGGCAAGGCAGTTTTGGCATGTTTGCTGGCAATCTGGGTCTCATGGCACGGATGGATATTCACGTCCTGTGCAGAGTATGTAGCCATCACACACGAATCCAATAGCTGAAGACCATCATCACAGTCTCGATGCCAATGGGCGAGTCTTGTGCAACTTTTCAATGTAACAAGGAGCCGTCCATGGTCACCTATATCAAGCCACCTTTAGAACTTGGAGGTTTCTATTCTTAAAGAATGTGGCGTCGACGCCGGCTGCGCGTGCCATTTCGCTACCAGACACTGCACATTTACATGACAACGCTAACAGGTCTGAACGACGACTCCAAATGTTACCGTTGTCGATCCTCAACAGAGTCACGCCGAATATGCAAGGCTATTTAAACCCACCTCGGCACATGCAGCTTTTTTCTGTTTCACAACGGTCCGCGATGTGAATGGATATAGGGTATGATATTGGGGTACGGATGCAGTACCCATCCACTGTCCAAGCTCAACTATCCAGGGGTCTCATCCTCTAATCCTCGGAGATGTCAACAGCGAGTGTGGATGACAGCAGATCCATTCAATGCCATGCCAAGCACAAGGCCAGACCTTTCCCCTCCAGGAGGTCAACGCTGCTGGGTAGACTATCTCGACCCCAATCAACATCACGTTGAACGTGGGGCCACGGCACGACGGGAGTGATTCGCACGGCGTTGTAATTCAGTGAACAGGGGTGAAGGGTTGGTGGATATTTACTCCTATCAAGAAAAAAACTGCCTTGTTCAAGACCCATGATCCATGGCCCGTCATTCCCTCCCCCCCGCCGCAGAGCAGCTTCGCTTCCTGTAACCATGGCTCGACATGAACGGTTTTGTGGCGTTGGGAGCGACGCGACGGGAACGTGTCATTGCCGTGGTCTGGTGTTTGTATGGGATTCATGACTGGGATTGAGGGAGGCTGTCATGCTCATGAGTTTGGAGGCCTCTGTCAATATTGTATGTCTGGGATTGGCAACATCCGATAGTGTCTCTCCAtaccatcgccaaggcctAAATTAATGCGATGACAGGTGCCCCCAAGTAAGATAATACTAGGCAAATCGTCCATGTAGACGGGCTATCTTGTCGTGCATGGAATGCTTCTAGAGGCCGCCGTCTACTCGCGTGGCTTCAACTGATAGACAACGCCATACACCTTTACTCGGCTTTTACTTGCATATCCAAATATCAGATcattcttctctttctcaGCCCTACGACTCCCAACTCGATCAAACCCAAGGCAATGCGGATCTTTCCGTTCACGCCCACACCccgtcttcgtcatcgcTTACAAACAAACCACAACAGGATGCGGCTCTTCACTCAAACACAAGAAACGACGTTGAATTAAACTTTTCCAAGCGAGGCCATGTCAAAAGGATTAAGGCATCTTCTCAAAGGAGCatttgtcttttttttcgcCACTCGCTTGTCAAGGGGGCTGGGGGCCCTTTTTTTCTCACAAGGTAACGGCTCCGTCAGCCGTTTTGGGGAAATGCACCGCCTTGAGAGATCCACTGGACTAGATCTGGTGTTGACGAGAGAATGATCCCTGGAACTGGCTTAATACATAGTAGATGGTTCCTATGGCGGGAGAAATGAGTCAATGTCTACTATGTAAAAACTATAACCTGCCGCTTCCAAGTTGGAAGAAAACAGGCCTGAAACGTAGCTGTTAGACATCTCACCCAAGTACACAAGAACAACCATGTTCAACATGCTCTGCCAAACTGGCCATGAACCATAAGTTGAATCGGCTAAAACTACAGTGGTAAATGTACACGTCGTATCGTTTCCTTTGCCCGGCCGTTACAGGttcgacatcatctcggcctcaCGCTCGGCCCTCCGCTCCGCAGACCTCCTCTTGAACCGGACCTCGGCCCTTCTGCGCTCACCACCGTCAATCTTGCGGCCCTGGCGGTTCTCCCACATTCCCTCCGTCACCTTGACCACGGCGCCGTCCAGTCCGGGGAGTGGTGTGGCATAAGGTCCTGCGATCGTCTTGGCGCCCAGCACCTTGTATCCTTGTGGCCGGACCAGCGTTGAGGAAGGCTCCGCGGCGGCACCCTCGACCTCGTGGGGCACGTTGACAACCCACTTGGCATCGCTGAGGCTCGACGGCGGCGGTGTCGCAACCTTGAGCAGTGCCTCCCCGTCCTTGACGTGCTGAAAGTCTCCACCGGGTCCCAGAGCGCCCTCTCGGTACCGGTGCATCCAGTGGAGGAGGTATCGTCGGTTCCGGGGCGGCTCAATGCCCAGCTCCTTGAGTTGCGGGGaggtgagggagaagagggccTCCCACGAGGGGAACTTGTTGGCGTACTTGTTGAGGCCGCGGCCGATCAGGGTGAGGAAAGTCGGCACATCGGGAACAAAAGGTCGGGGCTGGGGGATCGGCGGTGCTGGCCTCGTCTTGTGCAGTTGTCGGATCTGTCCTGTCCGCGAAAAGGCGCTGCCGCTCtgcagaagcaggccaaAAGTTGACCGGAGTCGTTCGCCCTTCATTTTGCTAGAGATGGATGTTAGTCCTTGAACCCAATTGTTGAGGTGGGCAATTGAAGCCGAGGAGAAAGCCTACACTGTTCAATGGGTCGAATGGCTACGAGTTCCGCCTCTATCCTCgggtcgtcgtcgagcttcGCTAGAGTCTCATGAGCCGTTGAACATTGATCTCGAAATTTGACGATGGACCCGCATTAGGTAAGCGAGGCTGTTGGTCGAGTGCGGTCCACTCGGCATGTGTGGCGCACTATCGGAGCTCATTCATTGGTCATCCTCCGATAACAACGGCCAGGCTGACATCCCACCTCGAGGACTACCtaccctcctcgacctgcaTCCTTCCTGTTACACCATCTTTCTctcattttttttttattttcaTCACACATTTTTCGGTCGGCAGCCTTTTCATCTCCAGAACATAAGGGAACAACTCGCAAGAAAAGCCGAGATGTTTGTCGGCCAGCATCAGAAGGTTGGCCTCGATGGTTTGTCGTCCCGGTCACTTATTAGCACACTCACTCTGACTTATCCTAGCCATAATGCCAGCACGGATCATTGATGGCCTTTGCAATCTTCCATCTTCCGAACAGTCCGAAGATTCAAGCcaagcctcatcctccagtGAGCCGCCGACTAAGCGGCGCAAGAAGACTTCTAGCCCTGCCTTGCCCTCGATTCCTGTCTTAAAGACTGAGGTCTCGATTTCTCGCGAGTGCGCAGATGTTGCGCCTACGGATTCTACGACTGTTCGGCGAGACATTGGCCAATATGTTCATTTTTTAATCGTCTCCAATATTCTCCAAATCACGTTCACAACAGGTCCGAAATACAGCCCTCACGTTACTCTGAGGCCCCATGATGCGGACAAGACAGCAAGGTCAATTCTATCCAAGGCTGGTATCGCTCAAGCAAAGTCCCGCCCAGGCGCTTTGTGGAAATCGGTTGACGTGACAGTCCAGAGAACCGGAAGAAAGGTGACAATACTGATTACTCACGTTTTCCATTGGAATGAAACCCCGTCACTATTACACCAATTGAGGCCAACGGCGGACCGACGTCAAAGCCAAGTCTTGATTGACGCTCTGCTCCCCGATTCTGCCCAGATCGACCGCTCATGGTCTCCAATGGATTTCTACGAGGCAGCTTTTGTTCCTCCCAAGGACGACCAGACCCCCTCAACAATCGAAGTTCCTGTTCTTGAAGCCGCCTTGTTCCCGTACCAGAAGAGAACTTTGCAGTGGCTACTGAAACGAGAAGGAGTCCAATGGTCAGACaccgacaagaccatcattCCTTACGCGGCCGACCAAGAGGAGCCCGTGAATGCTTTTCGCAAACTGGTCGACGTGGCGGGCAATGATTACTATCTGAACGAACTACTTCATGTCGTCACAAGGGATCCGGCGCCATTTCGAAACGCGGAAGCGTCTGTCAAAGGCGGCATCTTGTCCGAGGAGATGGGTTTGGGGAAGACCCTGGAgattcttggccttgttctgcTCCACCAAAGGGCAACCCCTCTAGTGGCGACTGACTATGAGGTTCAGGCGAACCTGACGCCCACCGGCGCTACGTTGATAGTGACACCCGAGTCACTGAGGGCCCAGTGGATATCCGAGATCGCTCGCCATGCACCTGGATTGAGCGTCAAGTTTTACCAGGGTCGGAAAAAGATGTCCGGTGATGAGGACCAGATTATTAATGAACTCGCCGGgcacgacatcatcatcaccacgtATTCGATTCTGTCGGCTGAGCTTCATTTCGTAGCGGCACCCCCTGAGCGTTCACGACGACACGCACGAGTTTATCCCCGAGCCAAGTCACCCCTCGCGCAACTGGCATGGTGGAGAGTTTGTCTGGACGAAGCACAGATGATCGAGAGTGGTGTTAGCCAAGCGGCAACAGTGGCCCGGGTGCTTCCTCGTGTCAATGCTTGGGGGATCACTGGAACTCCAGTCAAGGACGATGTCAAGGATCTTTTTGGCTTGCTGCTGTTCCTACAATACGAGCCGTATTGCACCTCAACTTACATCTGGCGGGCCATGATCGAAAGACACAAACCCATATTCCAGCGCCTCTTCAATAGTATCGCAGTTCGCCACACGAAGTCGATGGTTCGGGATGAGCTGGTACTGCCACCTCAGAAGCGCTTTGTGATAAGCATGCCATTCACGGCCGTCGAGGAGCAACATTATCAATCGCTATTTCGCGAAATGGCAGAGGAGTGCGATCTCGATCTCCATGGGGCACCGATTTCGGATGAATGGCTGCCGGAGGAGCACGAGGAGTCGATGCGAACCTGGTTGAACCGACTTAGGCAGACAGCCTTGCACCCTGAAGTTGCAGGGTACAACCGTCGACTTGGTCATAACAAGAACCGACCGATGAGAACTGTTGACGAGGTCCTGGATGCCATGATTGAACAGAGCGAAGTTGCTATACGAGCAGATGAGAAAGCTTACCTCTCTAGCAAGCTGACTCGAGGCCAGCTGTATGAAAACAGCCCACGGGTTCGGGAAGCCTTGGAAATTTGGACTTCCGTCCGAGAAGAGACACGCAAGCTTGTTTCAGATGCCCGAGCCGAGTTCCAGGCCTTGACTGCCAGCAACGCGAATGGGAACCTTGAAGCAGACGCTGACAGTGACCAAGACGAAGATTctgaagatgagatggaagctGGAAACAAAGGCCAGCTGGGCGAGAGCCGACGGCGGCTACGCGGAGCGCTCGAGATGGAGCACAGAGCTGTCTTTTTCTGCGCCAACGCCTACTTCCAGATACGTGACAACCCTGAAATGACCGAGCCGGAATCTGAAGAGTTCCTTCGTCTAAGAAAGCTCGAGGACGACGGGTACAACGAGGCAAAGGCCATCCGAAGAGAGATCTTGCGCGAGTCTCATGGCAAAGCGACTCGATTGATGAAGAAAATAGCGCAGAAAGCATCTGAACAGTCCTTTGCGGAGCTCCCAGAGCTCGTGGCAGGGACTGAACGAGGCATAGAAAGCGGACGCATCATAGACGACTTAGAGGCGTTGTATGGAGAGTTGAACGACCAAGCGAATGTGATTGACGAGTGGAGAGAGTACCTCATTGGACTTCTCCTGAAGCCCTtggtggatgaggaggatgaagttGACACAACCGGCGAGGAAATGGGAGAGTCGGCTAGAATCCAGGAAGAGGTGGTGGTTTACGTGCAGGCACTGCGAGCCATCGTGGCAGATCGACAGGACGCCTTGACTGGGCAGTCGAATGAGCTGATCAAGCATGAGGCAGAAACGTCGCTCAAGTTTGCACGCGAAGGCGAGGGCCCTGCTCCTCAGAAACTCATCGAGTTGATGACCCTTCGAGATCAAATCAAGCCGCAGTCGACCtcaatgcggaaggccaTTAGCGAGTTTCGAGCATTatcgtcgaggttggcaaagGACACGAACCGGAGCGTTCTTGAGGCACAAATCGCCGATAGACAACTCAAGGCAACTCAGGCGCTTCTCAACAAGCAGAGCAAGGCGACAACTGCGCTTGAAGCTGAAGTCGAAAACTTCAGGATCATCATGAACCTCCGCGTGGAGTACTACCGTCAACTGCAGGTAGTCTCGGACAGCGTTTTGCCGTACGAAGGGCCCAACACGGAGGCAACcatggaaaagatgaaggagaCAGAGGACAACCTCCGGAAGAAGCTTTCGTCAAACGAAGCCAAGCATAGATACCGTAAGTATTGTGCCTAAGATACTTGACCTTGGCTAACCTCTCTagtcctcaacctcaaggaATCAGGAAACAAGTCCAACGAACCCCGCATGTGTGTCATCTGCCAGACGCCCTTCACGGTTGGCGTTCTGACTGTGTGCGGGCACCAGTTCTGCAAAGAGTGCATGATGTTGTGGTTCAAAGCTCACCACAATTGCCCTGTGTGCAAGAGGAAGCTCAAGTCGTCCAATCTCCACGACATTACCATTAATCCACAGCAGCTTAAGGTGCTCAATGACAACCCTGAGCAGGAACAGAACGAGGTGGGCGATAGCCCTCAGAAGCGCAACTCGTTGTCCAACAAGACGCTAATCTACTCCGAATTTAATGCGGACAAGCTGGCTGAGATCCAGAACATTGAGCTTGATGGAGTTTCGTTCACGACCAAGGTTGATACGTTGGTCAAGCACCTCCTCTGGCTACGAGAATCAgaccctggagcaaaatccatcatcttctcccagTACAAGGGGTTCTTGGCCATCCTTCGCAACGCCTTTTCGCGATCCAGGATCGGGTTTGCGTCCATCGACGATGCCAACGGTATCACCAGGTTCAAGGACGATCCTTCAGTCGAATGTTTCCTCCTGCACGCTCGTGCACACTCGAGCGGTCTGAATCTCGTCAATGCAAGCCACGTGTTTCTCTGCGAGCCGCTCCTCAACACGGCCCTGGAGCTCCAGGCTATTGCGCGTGTCGATCGTATTGGCCAGCAGCACGAGACTACGGTATGGCTCTACCTTGTTACGGGCACGGTGGAAGAGTCCATCTACAACCTCTCGGTGCAGCGGCGCATGGAGCATATGCGCCGTACTGGCAAGGGCAAGTCGAAGGAGTCGACTCCTGATCTGCTCGCGGCGAGTATTGACGAAGCCAACACGCtcgagctggagcaggcgGCCCTGTCACGACTCATgagcaaggacaagacggCTGGAGAGAATGTCGAGAAGAATGACCTCTGGGAGTGCCTCTTTGGGCATGTTGCTAGGCAAGAGGAGGGCCCAGAGAAGGATACGCGGTTGCAGGAACAGGCCGTCATGGGGTATCTGGCAGCTGAAGCAGCAGAGGAGAGAATGGGTCAGTCAAACGGCGTGTGATGTGTCATGAGAGCTATGTTGAAGCGTTTGtcttgacaagatgaaggcAATGGCTGCTGGACATGCCATGAGCTTGCTTTTAGATCTGGGGCATTTTACAACTACAATCAGGCAAGGCAATATCGCGTAAATCTGAATCAGTGCGAACACCCATATCATGACGTGGTATTCAATTTTGGCACAGGTAATGTACACTGCAGCAACCATTTTGCGCATATCCGTCCATCATGCGATTGAAATCATgccctgcctgcctgcctgcctgtgACGCGCTCGCCCCTAGTCTACCCGAAAATGAAAGAATACACGGGAAGCGGACGTCTCTGCCCACCGCCTCGGAAACTCGTTACATGGCGCGTCGCGTCGAGATTATTCTCGATATTTCGTGACGATGCCGGAGCCGGAGAAAGCCCAACAAGCTGTTGGAAGCTTCTTTactccagcttcttgttcttgttgctggCGCTGGACTTGACGCGTCGGGCAGCAGGGCGGTTGATGTGGTGCTCAGGGATCCAGCTCTCGTCGTAGTCCTTGCCAGAGCCAGTGGCAGCGCCGGTGGCCTCGGAGCCGGAGAGGGGCTCAGCAGTctcgaccttcttggccttcttggtggaGCGGGCGCGCTTGGCCTGGGGGAAGAGAGCCTCGATCCAGGTCTTGTAAACAAAGTAGAGGGTACCAGCGAAGGCGgcggagaggaagaggtagAGGAAGATGCTATTTAAAGTCAGATATCTGAATCAATGGGAGGTGGTTTGGAGACGTACATCTGGGGATCGAGGAAGCTGGTGGGAGCCTCAACAATGGAAGCGGCAGCGTTGTGAACCTGGACCTGGTGGATGTTGCCCTTGGCGTCGGAGACGACAGCGACAAGACGGAGGAGAACATCCTGAGGCTGCATGTCGAGggcaaaggagaagggaagctccttcttctcgccggCCGGGACCTCGAGGTTATACTGGACGGCCGTCAAGTTGCGGACGATGGCCTCGTAGGCGGGCTTCTCGGCGGGAagctccttggtggtggagagGGAGCCGCCGACAAAGGCAATCTGGATGGGGCCATCGTCGCGGTTGTTGACCTCGATGACGGCCTTTGTGGGACGGCcgttgacgagcttgacGCCAAAGATGTCGGCCTCGGGGAAGCTGGCGCTGACAtcggccttgagctgggCGACATTGGGAGGAGGGGCGTTGGCATCAGAAGTGTCCTGGGGAAGCTGTTAGCGGTGTTTCTGGCGATGGAGTCGAGAGCAATTGATCATGCGACCAAGGGGGAGGATGAAAGATTGGGTGGCGGATGAAAGACCAGGGGAGAGCAAAAACATACCTGGGCGAAAGCACCAAAGACCTGAGAGGCCAGGAGGGCCAGAATCGAGGACTTGAAGAGCATggcgacgagatggagagaacCGTGAGAAACCGAGAAGACAGAAgaggggatgaagaagagaggaagaagaaaggttGTGTGAAGGGCGGCGATGGGGAAGAGAAGGTGGTTTTGGGTGGTGACAATCTGGCCTCAGCACGCAAATGGGGATCGAATGGAGGAGGCGACACTAAACAGGGGTAGGTGCTGTACCTCCCTCTTAGGGGGGAAGTGGAGGTGCTTGCTTCTTGTGTGGGGAACTGGGACTTGGCATATTCCGTTCAACAGCTTTGACGATTATGTGAATAGCCTAAACTTT
This genomic interval from Fusarium keratoplasticum isolate Fu6.1 chromosome 9, whole genome shotgun sequence contains the following:
- a CDS encoding Protein FYV4, mitochondrial yields the protein MKGERLRSTFGLLLQSGSAFSRTGQIRQLHKTRPAPPIPQPRPFVPDVPTFLTLIGRGLNKYANKFPSWEALFSLTSPQLKELGIEPPRNRRYLLHWMHRYREGALGPGGDFQHVKDGEALLKVATPPPSSLSDAKWVVNVPHEVEGAAAEPSSTLVRPQGYKVLGAKTIAGPYATPLPGLDGAVVKVTEGMWENRQGRKIDGGERRRAEVRFKRRSAERRAEREAEMMSNL
- a CDS encoding Translocon-associated protein subunit alpha — protein: MLFKSSILALLASQVFGAFAQDTSDANAPPPNVAQLKADVSASFPEADIFGVKLVNGRPTKAVIEVNNRDDGPIQIAFVGGSLSTTKELPAEKPAYEAIVRNLTAVQYNLEVPAGEKKELPFSFALDMQPQDVLLRLVAVVSDAKGNIHQVQVHNAAASIVEAPTSFLDPQIIFLYLFLSAAFAGTLYFVYKTWIEALFPQAKRARSTKKAKKVETAEPLSGSEATGAATGSGKDYDESWIPEHHINRPAARRVKSSASNKNKKLE